The DNA sequence ATAAAACTGGTTCATTTTGAGCAGTTAAAGTAACTTCTCTATCAATAATTCTTGAATCATTATTTGCCATAAAAGTAAAATTTGTTTTTTCCTTTAACAAAATTTCACCATTTGGTTTTAACCAATTTGTAGAAACAACTAATTCGCCTTTTCCATTTCCATTTTCCATATCTAAAATTTCATCATGGCGAATTGTTCCCATTTCCTTTTTTTTATCTTCGGAAATTGCATCGGAATTGTTCCAGTAATCCAATCCATTTACATCACCATAATTAAACCATGCACCAATATGATGAGGATGATCAACTCGTTCACTTGGTTTTGGATCAAGAGGAAACCCGCGAGTAATTGCAACACCGTTTGCAGAAATTAATGGGAATAAAACTGTTTTCTTTAATACTGAAATCTCATCATTATAAATGTATGATGTAAATAAATTTCCATTCACCAATACATCAACTTTTTTTTCTTTTGTATTATTGCTAAAACTAATTTCATTTAACGATTGCTTTTCACTTAAACATGAACATCCGATTAGGAAAATGAAATTAAGAATAACGAAAATGAATTTTTTATTTTTCATAGTTATGCGTCCAGAATTACTTGATTGACTTCATCAAACTTAACTTTTTTACCTCTGAGTAAGGATTCTGTTACCATCAAACTTGCAACAGAATGATTATATCCGGCTTCTATTGGAGCGTTCGGCTGTTTTCTGCTGCGCAAACATTCCATCCAGTTTCGCATGTGATTTACAGTGTCAGAATCGGTTCCGGTATTTGCACTTGTTACAACTTGTGATTGTGCAGAAGCAAGTTCATAATCAGCAAGTAAATTTTCCTTTAATCCAAATTGAGGATATCTTTCAGCATGACCTTTGCTTAATCCACCGTTAGATGTAACTTTATTTGTATCTAAATTTAATTCACCGCCGTTTGAATAATAAATTTCTTTAACTCCACCGGCTGAGTTTGAAAAACGCGAAGAATAAATTACAGAAAATCTTTTTGTAGGATCGGGATCATTTTTGGGACCGTATTCAAAAACTGCGGTTAATGTATCTGCATTTATTCTTCCGTCATTCCACATATAAACTCCGCCGTTTGCTACAACACTTAACGGATAATTCAATCCGGTAAACCAATGAACCGTATCTATTTGATGAACCATCCATTGACCCGGAATACCCGAAGAATAAGGCCAGAAAAGTCTATACTCGCAATATATTCTCGGATTAAATGCAATTTTTTCTCTGTTGATTAAAAATCTATTCCAATCTACATCTGATTCCTTCAATCCTGCAACAACATCGGGAAGTCGCCATCTATCCGGTTGATTAACATTCCAAGTCATTTCTACAACTTTAATTGGACCAAATTTTCCGGATTTTATATAATCGGCAGCAGTTTTATAATTATTTCCGCTTCTTCTTTGTGAACCGAGCTGAACAATTTTTCCGGTTTCTTTAACGGCTTTAAGTACCATAATGTTATCAGCCATTGATTCAGCTAATGGTTTTTCTACATAGGCATCTCTTCCAGAATTTACTGCTTCTGTTGCATGATATGCGTGTTGAAAATCTGCGGTACTTATAATAACTGCATCTGTTTCAGATTTCTCGTAAAGTTCTTCGTTATTTCTGAAACCAATAATTTTGTTGCCTTGTAACTCCGATAAATATTCAACGCCTTCTTCCCTTCTTTTATTCCAAATATCTGAGACTGCAACAAATTCCATATTTAAATCTTTTGAACTTGCCGCAAAAGCTTTGCTTAACGATCCTCTAAATCTTCCGGAAAATCCTATTACACCAACTCTTACTCGATCATTAGCTCCAATAATTCTATTGTAATGCATCGCATCTGAAACAATTACCTTTGATTCAGTTTTTGCTATTGATGCACATCCTTCAATTATTGATGAACCAACTGTTATAGCTGCTGTTCCCAATCCCACTTTTTTAATAAACTCTCTTCTGTTAGTATTCAATTTTTACCTCATTAATTTAATTATAAAATCATTTGAAATTTTGAATTTCTTTAACTTGCAATTATTTTATTTCTCTAATTTTAATATTTCTATACCAGCAATCACTTCCGTGATCTTGTAAAACAAGATGCGCAATTTTATGAGTTATAAAATCTTCATGTTTGGAATATTTGCTTTTCTTAAAAAACTCAATAAACTCTTGTGATGTAAGATCAAACTCAACTACTTTTTCACCGTTAAGCCAATGTTCACCATGATTTTTATTAAAAATTATTTTTGATGTATTAAATTCGCCAACCGGATTTAGAGTTTTTCCAGTTGCTTCAATCAAATCATATAATGATGCTGATCTATGTGAAGGAGTTAGATTATCATTATTTTTTTCATCGTCTAAAACTTGATATTCAAATCCGAGTGCGTTTGATGAACCATTTGTTATTGAATATTGTTCATCAACATTATATTTAATTCCGCTGTTTCCGGCTTCACTAATTTTCCAATCAAATGCTAATTCAAAATTATTGAATTTTTTATCTGTAATTAAATCTCCTCCTTTCAAAGGTTGTCCGTCAGCTCTTAAAGGAACATCACCGCTTTTTATTTTTCTAATGCAGCCATCTTCAATTTTCCAATGCCCGCTTGGTATAGAATCAATTCCAATTCCTCGCCAACCGTCAAAAGATTTTCCATCGAATAATAATTGCCATCCTTCATCAATTTCATTTTCTGTTAAAGTATTCATTTTCTTCATCATACTATTTTCAATTTCATTTTGAAATAAAGAGCATGAGACTAATCCAACTAAACATCCAAAACATAAAATTTTAAACCACATAAATTTCTCCTAAATACTTATTTTGTTATACTAAAATTATCAAGAATTTTTCCTTCATGATTTACAGCTTTAAAGGTTAGCTGATTATTATCAAGACTAATTAACTGATATAAATATTCTCCGCCAAATTGAACTTCAACATAATCTTCCATTTCACGAGGTCTATCATTATCATTTGTAGAAATTGAAATAACATAAATAGTACCTTCTGATGTTGAACTAACTGGTTTTTCGTTAAACATTGGCTTTGAACGCATATAATAATGTACATGTCCGCTAAAAACTATATCTACATGATATTTATCAAATAAACTGCACCACTCTTTTTTTATTACAGGATATTTTTCATCGTTTGAATACGGCGGAAAATGCATCATAACAAATTTCCATTTTGCTTTTGTTTCTTTTAGCTGAGTCTCAATCCATTTTGTATTCATCTGAAATGGTGCAGTTACGTCAATCATCAAGAATAGCGAATTTTGATATTCAAAACTATATGTCGTTTCCAATGGTAAATTGCTTGGACCGTTTTTTGGCAAATCAAATAATTCTTGATACATCCAAGAACCAAGTCCATCTTGACTATCATGATTCCCAAGAATCGGCATAAGCGGTCGATTTCTAAATACTTCTCTTGAATAATTAAATAATAAATCCCATTCATCTCTGTGTAAACCGGTACTTACCAAATCGCCGCCGATTGAAAAAAATGATGCATCTGGATTATCGTTAAATGCTAAATTTACAATTTTTCCAAAAGCGTTCGATTTATGTGTATCACCTAAATAAACAAATGAAAAAGGTTTTGCGGATTCTGAAGCAGTTTTAAATTCGTAAACTTCACTCCAAATATTTTTTTCAACATTTCCAACTTTATAATTATATATTGTTTCACTAAATAAATTCAATAGTACGGCTGTGTAGTGGTTTACATATCTATCATTTTGCAAAAGTCGATCTTCAATAATTTTTACTTCTGCTTTTTGCTCAAAATATTCTGTATTCGGATTTTTACCTTTCACCCAATATCTTACAACTCCATTATTGATTGAAGTATTTGTCCGCCATTGAATAGATTGTGAAGTTGATGGATTTCCGCTCCACGTTAAAATTATTTGATCCGGTTTTTCGGATGAAGCATATTCGGTTTTTCTAAAAGCATTTATAAGATGTGCTTCTCTTGCTCTTCCACGAATTGTTGTTAATAGTTTTCCACCTATTAAACTTTCCGGAACTTCAGTTAAAACAAGTTCATCCCAATCATGATAAGTAAATGAGCCAACATCTAAATTTG is a window from the Ignavibacteriota bacterium genome containing:
- a CDS encoding PmoA family protein, producing the protein MKNKKFIFVILNFIFLIGCSCLSEKQSLNEISFSNNTKEKKVDVLVNGNLFTSYIYNDEISVLKKTVLFPLISANGVAITRGFPLDPKPSERVDHPHHIGAWFNYGDVNGLDYWNNSDAISEDKKKEMGTIRHDEILDMENGNGKGELVVSTNWLKPNGEILLKEKTNFTFMANNDSRIIDREVTLTAQNEPVLFKDNKEGMIAIRVARQLEHPSKDPVTLSDAHGKKTDVPVLDNTGVTGHYISSEGIEGDDVWSTRARWVSLDGTIDGKDVKVVIFDNPENVGFPTYWHARGYGLFAANPLGQNIFSNGKETLNFNLEAGKSVTFKYRILIQNGKLSKDKIEECFNKFSKNN
- a CDS encoding Gfo/Idh/MocA family oxidoreductase, translated to MNTNRREFIKKVGLGTAAITVGSSIIEGCASIAKTESKVIVSDAMHYNRIIGANDRVRVGVIGFSGRFRGSLSKAFAASSKDLNMEFVAVSDIWNKRREEGVEYLSELQGNKIIGFRNNEELYEKSETDAVIISTADFQHAYHATEAVNSGRDAYVEKPLAESMADNIMVLKAVKETGKIVQLGSQRRSGNNYKTAADYIKSGKFGPIKVVEMTWNVNQPDRWRLPDVVAGLKESDVDWNRFLINREKIAFNPRIYCEYRLFWPYSSGIPGQWMVHQIDTVHWFTGLNYPLSVVANGGVYMWNDGRINADTLTAVFEYGPKNDPDPTKRFSVIYSSRFSNSAGGVKEIYYSNGGELNLDTNKVTSNGGLSKGHAERYPQFGLKENLLADYELASAQSQVVTSANTGTDSDTVNHMRNWMECLRSRKQPNAPIEAGYNHSVASLMVTESLLRGKKVKFDEVNQVILDA
- a CDS encoding DUF1080 domain-containing protein, which gives rise to MWFKILCFGCLVGLVSCSLFQNEIENSMMKKMNTLTENEIDEGWQLLFDGKSFDGWRGIGIDSIPSGHWKIEDGCIRKIKSGDVPLRADGQPLKGGDLITDKKFNNFELAFDWKISEAGNSGIKYNVDEQYSITNGSSNALGFEYQVLDDEKNNDNLTPSHRSASLYDLIEATGKTLNPVGEFNTSKIIFNKNHGEHWLNGEKVVEFDLTSQEFIEFFKKSKYSKHEDFITHKIAHLVLQDHGSDCWYRNIKIREIK
- a CDS encoding metallophosphoesterase family protein — its product is MIKHKFKISSFLIFHIFLFQILVTAQSEPQVKNVIDNVVTRLYKNLSENELSNLDDEKVRSLFTKEELVILATQHWIFDVNIPVIVSIMQDQSQQTVPFWLNENHFVKTDLVVKNEYSTYNVWQKEFPTGTIHLGINGFDKHRPHYFVSVKPQNKNDKLEFSNFYPENQYVTNLDVGSFTYHDWDELVLTEVPESLIGGKLLTTIRGRAREAHLINAFRKTEYASSEKPDQIILTWSGNPSTSQSIQWRTNTSINNGVVRYWVKGKNPNTEYFEQKAEVKIIEDRLLQNDRYVNHYTAVLLNLFSETIYNYKVGNVEKNIWSEVYEFKTASESAKPFSFVYLGDTHKSNAFGKIVNLAFNDNPDASFFSIGGDLVSTGLHRDEWDLLFNYSREVFRNRPLMPILGNHDSQDGLGSWMYQELFDLPKNGPSNLPLETTYSFEYQNSLFLMIDVTAPFQMNTKWIETQLKETKAKWKFVMMHFPPYSNDEKYPVIKKEWCSLFDKYHVDIVFSGHVHYYMRSKPMFNEKPVSSTSEGTIYVISISTNDNDRPREMEDYVEVQFGGEYLYQLISLDNNQLTFKAVNHEGKILDNFSITK